One window of the Eucalyptus grandis isolate ANBG69807.140 chromosome 8, ASM1654582v1, whole genome shotgun sequence genome contains the following:
- the LOC104417951 gene encoding uncharacterized protein LOC104417951 produces MPIGDPRAGRAFIWLVASFILLCLAIGGGFLVRYMSLPESTSSSWLLYAGMILVCFPWFFWLLTCSYRCISRTCGFRFVCGGGDDAGGTSSHRMGGRGGGGGGFGGSMTGKNNAASGSVKKNGSNVDSPGNGGRQVHFGAAVVANENDHNDQNGNSFHDVSIKSHESEMPLASSMASGGG; encoded by the coding sequence ATGCCAATAGGAGACCCGAGGGCGGGGAGGGCGTTCATATGGCTCGTAGCTTCCTTCATATTGCTATGCTTAGCCATTGGCGGCGGCTTCCTCGTACGGTACATGAGCCTCCCTGAATCCACATCTTCGAGTTGGCTTCTCTATGCCGGGATGATTTTGGTGTGCTTTCCATGGTTCTTTTGGCTTCTCACGTGTAGTTATCGATGTATTTCTCGAACATGCGGCTTTCGATTTGTTTGTGGAGGTGGCGACGACGCTGGTGGCACCTCCAGCCACAGAATGGGTGGCAGGGGAGGGGGCGGAGGTGGATTCGGCGGGAGCATGACCGGGAAAAATAATGCGGCATCTGGATCCGTAAAGAAGAACGGTTCTAATGTGGATTCTCCGGGAAATGGTGGGAGGCAGGTGCATTTCGGAGCCGCCGTTGTAGCGAACGAAAACGATCACAACGACCAAAATGGCAATTCGTTCCATGATGTGTCCATTAAATCGCACGAGAGTGAAATGCCGCTCGCTTCATCGATGGCATCTGGAGGGGGATAA